The following are from one region of the Streptomyces fradiae genome:
- a CDS encoding ATP-binding cassette domain-containing protein gives MRFEGVGRRYGPRGPWVLRGVGFALPAGTLVRIGGGNGSGKSTLLRLVAGIDAPGEGRITGRPARTAYVPERFPAALPLTAAGYLVHLGRIQGLDRRTARARAGEWLERFGAAGYRDTPLAELSKGTSQKVAVAQALLAEPGLLVLDEAWTGLDAAARTELDRAVRERVAAGARVVFVDHDPRRLAGEPDAAYEVTQGRVRRAEPAPVPPPRLRITASGGTELPADGTVEDTRDGRLTLTVAAEHSDKVLRTLLDTGWHIEGVRP, from the coding sequence GTGAGGTTCGAAGGCGTCGGGCGGCGGTACGGGCCGCGCGGACCCTGGGTGCTGCGCGGGGTCGGGTTCGCGCTGCCCGCGGGCACCCTGGTCCGGATCGGCGGCGGCAACGGCAGCGGCAAGTCGACCCTGCTGCGGCTCGTCGCGGGCATCGACGCGCCCGGCGAGGGCCGGATCACCGGCCGCCCGGCCCGTACCGCGTACGTCCCCGAGCGTTTCCCCGCCGCCCTCCCGCTCACCGCGGCCGGCTACCTCGTCCACCTCGGCCGCATCCAGGGCCTGGACCGGCGGACCGCCCGGGCCCGGGCGGGGGAGTGGCTGGAACGCTTCGGCGCGGCAGGCTACCGCGACACCCCGCTCGCCGAACTCTCCAAGGGCACCAGCCAGAAGGTGGCCGTCGCGCAGGCCCTGCTCGCCGAGCCGGGCCTCCTCGTCCTCGACGAGGCCTGGACCGGCCTCGACGCCGCCGCCCGCACCGAACTCGACCGCGCGGTGCGCGAACGCGTCGCCGCCGGCGCCCGGGTCGTCTTCGTCGACCACGACCCGCGCCGCCTCGCGGGCGAGCCGGACGCGGCGTACGAGGTGACGCAGGGCCGGGTCCGGCGCGCGGAACCCGCGCCGGTGCCGCCTCCCCGGCTCCGTATCACCGCGTCCGGAGGCACCGAGCTCCCGGCCGACGGCACGGTGGAGGACACCCGGGACGGACGGCTGACCCTCACCGTCGCAGCCGAACACTCCGACAAGGTGCTGCGGACGCTGCTCGACACCGGCTGGCACATCGAAGGGGTACGGCCATGA
- a CDS encoding ABC transporter translates to MSALLRYQAALLLRSQRWLAPFLLYAAFVGVGIQAGEPVLGALGYAVAGLVPVAAWAVRICLNQEPPAARTVIAAASGRARAHLAAVLTAAGATFLVGVTAVLAVTGMSDHRVVAPLPAAVAGIVGATVCVLTGTAIGALTTRPLIRARGWSLTTLLLASLLGLVTTGSPAASAVSSLVAASTPGAVPYPWPALAGAVALTAAAVTLACKATAWRE, encoded by the coding sequence ATGAGCGCGCTGCTCCGCTACCAGGCCGCGCTGCTCCTGCGCTCCCAGCGCTGGCTCGCGCCCTTCCTCCTGTACGCGGCCTTCGTGGGCGTCGGCATCCAGGCGGGCGAGCCGGTGCTCGGCGCCCTCGGTTACGCGGTGGCCGGCCTGGTCCCGGTCGCGGCCTGGGCGGTCCGCATCTGCCTCAACCAGGAGCCGCCCGCCGCCCGCACCGTCATCGCGGCGGCCTCCGGCCGGGCCCGCGCCCATCTGGCGGCGGTCCTGACCGCCGCCGGCGCCACGTTCCTCGTCGGCGTCACCGCCGTCCTCGCGGTCACCGGGATGAGCGACCACCGTGTGGTCGCCCCGCTTCCGGCAGCCGTGGCGGGCATCGTGGGCGCGACCGTGTGCGTCCTGACGGGCACCGCGATCGGCGCCCTGACCACCCGCCCCCTGATCCGGGCCCGCGGCTGGTCCCTGACGACCCTGCTCCTCGCCTCGCTCCTCGGCCTGGTGACGACGGGCTCCCCGGCCGCCTCGGCGGTCTCGTCCCTGGTCGCCGCCTCGACCCCGGGCGCGGTCCCGTACCCCTGGCCGGCCCTGGCGGGTGCCGTGGCCCTCACGGCGGCGGCCGTGACCCTGGCATGCAAGGCCACGGCCTGGCGCGAGTGA